AAAAAAGCTGATAGTACCAATTGAAGCTTTAATTGAAACACAAGGAAACTATGCATTAATTGTTCAGTTAGAAGGTGAGTTATATAGCAAAAGAGATGTTAAAATAGGCGCATCAGATGGACAAATGGTGGAAATTTTGGATGGTTTAAAAGCGGGAGAAGTAATAGTGACAACTGGTGCTTATCGAGTATATCTGGCCTCAATGGCTTCAGATTTACCAGCCCATGCCCATGTACACTAATCCGCTTCAGGAAAAATTTTCAAACCTTAAATTGATCCTAATTATATGTTAGATAAAATTATAAAATATGCGATCCATAACCGATTGATAATTTTGTTCTCAGCATTGCTGATACTGTTATCTGGTGGTTATGTTGCACGAGATATTGATATCGATATTTTTCCAGATCTAAATGCCCCTACAGTTGTTGTAATGACAGAAGCTAGTGGAATGGCTCCGGAAGAAGTAGAAAAACTAGTTACTTTTCCTATTGAAACAGCTGTAAATGGCGCTTCAGGAATCAGGCGAATTCGATCGTCATCCGCCATGGGTTACTCCATTGTTTGGGTAGAATTTAACTGGAAGGTAGATGTGTATGATGCGCGTCAAACTGTTACCGAAAAATTAATGGTAGCCAAAGAGCAAATGCCTATTGGTGTGGGTGAACCTGTTATTGCACCACAAGCATCTCTGTTGGGCGAAATAATGATATTGAGTATTAGTTCCGATACATTATCCTCAATGGATTTGAAATCATTTGCTGAGTGGAATATTCGTCCACGAATATTATCAGTTGGTGGAGTTGCACAAGTAACCGTTCATGGAGGAGATAGCAAAGAATATCAAATATTACCAGATCCTTCTAAGATGTTGTACTACCAAGTTAGTTTGGATGAAATTCTTTCAGCCAGTGAATCCATCAACATTAATGCAGCAGGTGGCTTTATTAACCAGTTTGGTAAAAAGTATACCATCAGGGGTTTATCACGAACAACAAATAGTGATGAATTGGGCTTGACTGTTGTTAAATTAAAGGATGGCAAACCCATTACCCTTGCTGATGTTGCAGAAGTTAAAATAGGAGGGAGTCCCAAAATTGGTACGGCCTCTTATTCAGGAGATCCTGCAGTTGCGGTAATTATTACAAAACAACCTGATGTTAATACGGTAAAAATTACTGAAAAACTAAATGATGAACTTGCAAAAATAGGCACAGAGTATAGTGTAGTAGATATTCATGAGCCGATTTATGAACAAGCTGGTTTTGTGGAAATCGCTGTTCGAAATGTCATGAAGGTGCTTTTAGAAGGTTCTGTTTTTGTATTTATAGTGCTTTTCTTGTTTTTGTTTAATATAAGAACAACCGTTATTTCCTTGATTACCATACCAATTTCTCTACT
This portion of the Bacteroidota bacterium genome encodes:
- a CDS encoding efflux RND transporter permease subunit codes for the protein MLDKIIKYAIHNRLIILFSALLILLSGGYVARDIDIDIFPDLNAPTVVVMTEASGMAPEEVEKLVTFPIETAVNGASGIRRIRSSSAMGYSIVWVEFNWKVDVYDARQTVTEKLMVAKEQMPIGVGEPVIAPQASLLGEIMILSISSDTLSSMDLKSFAEWNIRPRILSVGGVAQVTVHGGDSKEYQILPDPSKMLYYQVSLDEILSASESININAAGGFINQFGKKYTIRGLSRTTNSDELGLTVVKLKDGKPITLADVAEVKIGGSPKIGTASYSGDPAVAVIITKQPDVNTVKITEKLNDELAKIGTEYSVVDIHEPIYEQAGFVEIAVRNVMKVLLEGSVFVFIVLFLFLFNIRTTVISLITIPISLL